The Bemisia tabaci chromosome 5, PGI_BMITA_v3 genome includes a window with the following:
- the RpS27A gene encoding ubiquitin-ribosomal protein eS31 fusion protein produces MYVFVHNLEGKSVPLEVQPNDTVACLKHQIEASEALPAREQRLIFGGSQLEDDKTLADYSILKGNTIHLTLGLAGGAKKRKKKNYSTPKKLKHKRKKVKLAVLKFYKVDENGKISRLRRECDSESCGGGVFMAAMEDRHYCGKCHYTLVFNKPEEK; encoded by the exons ATGTATGTGTTTGTACACAATCTTGAGGGAAAGAGCGTTCCCTTGGAAGTTCAGCCCAATGACACAGTAGCTTGTCTGAAACATCAAATAGAAGCCAGTGAAg CTTTACCAGCACGAGAGCAGAGGCTCATTTTTGGAGGCAGTCAATTAGAAGATGACAAGACCTTGGCAGATTACAGTATCCTGAAGGGAAATACCATCCATTTAACCCTTGGTCTTGCTGGTGGTGccaaaaagaggaagaagaagaactaCTCTACCCCAAAGAAATTGAAACACAAGAGGAAGAAGGTCAAGCTTGCAGTTCTGAAATTCTACAAG GTTGATGAAAATGGTAAAATCAGTCGTCTGCGCCGAGAATGTGACTCAGAAAGCTGTGGAGGTGGTGTATTCATGGCGGCAATGGAAGACAGGCATTATTGCGGGAAGTGCCACTACACCCTAGTATTTAACAAACCAGAAGAAAAGTAG
- the veli gene encoding protein lin-7 homolog C has translation MAAVGEPLTLAKDVKRAAELLERLQKSGEVPVTKLAALQKVLQSDFLASVREVYEHVYETVDVQGSPDIRASATAKATVAAFAASEGHAHPRVVELPKTEEGLGFNVMGGKEQNSPIYISRIIPGGVADRHGGLKRGDQLLSVNGVSVEGENHEKAVELLKAAQGSVKLVVRYTPKVLEEMEMRFDKQRAAKKRQQFH, from the exons ATGGCAGCCGTCGGAGAACCTTTGACACTAGCTAAAG ATGTCAAAAGAGCGGCTGAACTACTTGAAAGGCTTCAAAAAA GTGGCGAAGTGCCTGTCACTAAACTAGCTGCCTTACAAAAGGTGCTCCAGAGTGATTTTTTAGCCTCGGTGCGGGAAGTTTATGAACATGTTTATGAAACTGTGGACGTTCAAGGTTCACCTGACATTCGTGCCTCCGCAACAGCCAAAGCAACAGTGGCAGCATTCGCAGCCAGCGAAGGACATGCTCATCCGAGAGTCGTTGAATTACCAAAAACAGAGGAAGGTCTAGGTTTCAATGTCATGGGAGGGAAAGAGCAAAATTCACCTATTTACATCTCAAGAATTATTCCAGGTGGTGTGGCTGATCGACATGGTGGCCTAAAACGCGGTGATCAATTACTTTCAGTCAATGGAGTG TCTGTTGAAGGGGAAAACCATGAAAAAGCAGTGGAACTATTGAAAGCAGCTCAAGgttctgtaaaattagtcgttCGCTATACACCTAAGGTCCTTGAAGAAATGGAAATGCGATTTGACAAACAGAGGGCGGCCAAGAAGCGACAGCAGTTCCATTAG
- the Trs31 gene encoding trafficking protein particle complex subunit 5, with the protein MSNGMTISIVKPKTSILDKSLSKGKGEVSLTCYALLFSELVQYCQNRVYSVPELQNKLAEVGQEIGMKLVDLNFVREKNYKREIKLLNMLLFIKSSLWKSMFGYEAEKLEHANDDERTYYIIEKDPLVNRFISVPKDKGSLNCAVFIAGIIEAILNSCGFAAKVTAHWHKGTTYMIKFDESVILRDKQMEER; encoded by the exons ATGAGTAACGGTATGACCATTTCCATTGTCAAGCCGAAAACAAGCATATTAGATAAGTCGCTGAGTAAGGGCAAAGGAGAAGTTAGTTTAACTTGCTATGCCCTGTTATTTTCTGAGCTTGTCCAGTATTGTCAGAATCGAGTCTATTCTGTTCCTGAACTTCAAAACAA GTTGGCAGAAGTTGGTCAAGAAATTGGCATGAAACTTGTTGATCTCAACTTTGTGcgagagaaaaattacaaaagagaaaTCAAATTACTAAATATGCTGTTATTTATCAAGTCTAGCCTGTGGAAA AGTATGTTTGGCTATGAAGCTGAAAAACTAGAGCATGCAAATGATGATGAGCGAACATATTACATAATTGAAAAAGATCCACTTGTGAATCGGTTCATATCAGTGCCCAAGGACAAAGGAAGTCTGAACTGTGCTGTTTTCATTGCTGGTATAATTGAGGCTATCCTTAATAGCTGTGGTTTT gcgGCCAAGGTGACAGCTCATTGGCACAAGGGCACTACCTATATGATTAAATTTGATGAATCAGTGATCTTACGAGACAAGCAAATGGAAGAAAGATAA
- the ATPsynB gene encoding ATP synthase subunit b, mitochondrial, whose product MLARQLLRAGNLRHTSRVFSSSQVTPPAPSQSPLEAAYKKYVVDAKPWEKPVIPVMVTEGPERDEKNFPRPTIKLHADPCRFLFIPESWFDMLYNKLGVTGPYTLGGGYIMYLFSKEIWVMDHDLPYVACLFTVLAGTYYKYGDLIARYFIDNMEREENIMKNWKLKNMQAHEDNIKMFEKEIWRSESQKEIFVAKKENVLMQLEAEYRRRANEVYQQVKRRLDYQLQIQTIDRRIAHKHMVNWIIDNVKKSITPQQEKESLKKCFADLQSLAAKA is encoded by the exons ATGTTGGCGAGACAGCTTTTACGTGCTG GGAATTTGAGGCACACAAGCCGCGTCTTTAGCTCTTCTCAGGTTACTCCACCAGCTCCATCCCAATCGCCCCTTGAAGCAGCATACAAAAAGTATGTGGTTGATGCAAAACCTTGGGAAAAGCCTGTAATCCCCGTAATGGTCACAGAGGGTCCTGAgcgagatgaaaaaaattttcccagacCGACAATCAAACTACATGCTGACCCTTGCAGATTCTTATTCATCCCTGAATCTTGGTTTGATATGCTCTACAATAAACTTGGAGTAACTG GTCCCTACACTCTTGGTGGCGGTTATATTATGTATTTGTTCAGCAAAGAAATTTGGGTTATGGATCACGATCTGCCCTATGTAGCTTGTCTCTTTACCGTCCTTGCCGGTACTTACTACAAATATGGAGACTTAATCGCCAGATACTTTATAGACAATATGGAA AGAgaggaaaatattatgaaaaactgGAAATTGAAGAATATGCAAGCTCATGAGGACAACATAAAAATGTttgagaaggaaatttggcgctcAGAAtctcaaaaagaaatattcGTGGCAAAGAAGGAAAATGTTTTGATGCAATTGGAAGCAGAATATAGGAGACGTGCCAACGAAGTCTACCAACAA GTTAAAAGACGTTTGGACTACCAATTACAAATTCAAACCATTGATCGGCGTATTGCTCACAAGCACATGGTGAACTGGATAATTGATAATGTCAAAAAATCAATCACCCCTCAGCAAGAAAAAGAATCTTTGAAGAAGTGCTTTGCAGATCTCCAATCTCTCGCTGCTAAAGCCTAA